From Pseudomonas sp. stari2:
GCCGAGCCGGAAGCGATCCGCAGCATTCTCGAAGTGGATTTCTACACCCAGGAAGCCCGCGACATCGAAGCCGCGAAGGTTTTTGAAAGCATGGGCGGCTACGCGCCGACCATCGGTATCATCGGTGCGGTGATGGGCCTGATCCACGTGATGGGCAACCTGGCCGATCCGTCGCAACTGGGCAACGGCATCGCCGTGGCATTCGTCGCCACCATCTACGGTGTGGCCAGCGCCAACCTGGTGTTGCTGCCGGTCGCCGCCAAGCTCAAGTCAATTGCGTTGCGGCAGTCGCGTTATCGCGAAATGTTGTTGGAAGGTATTTTGTCGATCGCTGAAGGTGAAAACCCACGCTCCATCGAGTTGAAGCTTCAGGGCTTCATGGATTAAGGGACTAACCTCATGGCACGTCGTCGCCAGCATGAAGAGCACGTAAACCATGAACGTTGGCTGGTTTCCTACGCCGACTTCATCACCTTGCTCTTTGCCTTTTTCGTGGTGATGTACTCCATCTCGTCGATCAACGAAGG
This genomic window contains:
- a CDS encoding flagellar motor protein, with the translated sequence MDVLSLIGIIMAFVAIIGGNFLEGGHLGALANGPAALIVLGGTIGAALLQSPMSAFKRAMQILAWIFFPPRVDLAGGIDRVVNWSLTARKEGLLGLEGVADAEPDAYSRKGLQLLVDGAEPEAIRSILEVDFYTQEARDIEAAKVFESMGGYAPTIGIIGAVMGLIHVMGNLADPSQLGNGIAVAFVATIYGVASANLVLLPVAAKLKSIALRQSRYREMLLEGILSIAEGENPRSIELKLQGFMD